The following are from one region of the Aspergillus luchuensis IFO 4308 DNA, chromosome 4, nearly complete sequence genome:
- a CDS encoding co-chaperone SGT1 (BUSCO:EOG09264LH2;~COG:T;~EggNog:ENOG410PFEW;~InterPro:IPR011990,IPR008978,IPR007699,IPR007052;~PFAM:PF05002,PF04969;~antiSMASH:Cluster_4.11;~go_function: GO:0005515 - protein binding [Evidence IEA]), producing the protein MNAASLGDTALQSSDPTTATLHYTTALLTHPRSPSYFIKRSTAFSRLKPTPNLPAALRDAESAVLLARERGKRELIVEAQLRRAIVLFLMGRYVAAEGVVGVVERMVGLDKEGNNGDKDEDKEEKVRRAMGGASSAGKGVEAEVRIWGAKIRAKVKGNGDEEGEKVEEVPVGVKVPGEKELRAQLEELRGGKSKSKIGGGGGDESQKVEDKAEKEEEKAEVKEAQQQQQQQQQQQVKVRHEWYQSGETVVVTLYVKGVPKDKVAIELKEDSTSLQFPLPSGAEYDFTLDPLFAPIDPSTSKVSVFSTKIEISLRKKVPGQKWSALESSSTGLPTAQPVTTTPITTTTTTQIKPQAQGPSYPTSSRHGAKDWDKLASSLTQKSKKKDKPKKNKDATTKAEGKGDDDDDDEASDAESINSDFGGGDAVDGFFKKLYANADPDTRRAMVKSYVESQGTSLSTNWDEVGQGPVKVRPPSE; encoded by the exons ATGAACGCCGCCTCTCTCGGCGACACCGCTCTCCAATCCTCCGAccccaccaccgcaaccCTGCACTACACAACAGCCCTTCTCACGCACCCCCGATCGCCCAGCTACTTCATCAAGCGCTCCACCGCCTTCTCACGCCTAAAGCCGACGCCGAATCTCCCCGCCGCGCTGCGCGATGCCGAGTCCGCTGTTCTGCTTGCCCGCGAGCGGGGTAAACGCGAGTTGATCGTCGAGGCGCAGCTGCGCAGAGCTATTGTCTTGTTTCTCATGGGGAGGTATGTGGCTGccgagggggtggtgggggttgtggagcggatggtggggttggaTAAGGAGGGGAATAATGGGGATAAGGATGAGgataaggaggagaaggtgaggagggcgatggggggtgcatcttctgctgggAAGGGTGTTGAGGCGGAGGTGAGGATTTGGGGGGCGAAGATTAGGGCGAAGGTTAAGGggaatggggatgaggagggggagaaggtggaggaggttccGGTGGGGGTTAAGGTGcctggggagaaggagttgAGGGCGCAGttggaggagttgaggggGGGTAAGAGTAAGAGTAagattgggggtggtggtggtgatgagagTCAGAAGGTTGAGGAtaaggctgagaaggaggaggagaaagccGAGGTTAAGGAAgctcaacagcagcagcagcagcagcagcagcagcaagtcaAGGTCCGTCATGAATGGTACCAGTCCGGAGAGACGGTTGTCGTGACGTTGTACGTGAAAGGCGTGCCTAAGGATAAAGTGGCTATTGAGCTGAAAGAGGACTCG ACATCCCTCcaattccccctcccctccggcGCCGAATACGACTTCACCCTCGACCCGCTCTTCGCCCCCATCgacccctccacctccaaggtctccgtcttctccaCCAAGATCGAAATCTCCCTACGCAAGAAAGTCCCAGGCCAGAAATGGAGCGCCCTggaatcctcctccaccggacTTCCTACTGCCCAGCCAGTTACAACTACACccatcaccactaccaccaccacacaaATCAAACCACAAGCCCAGGGCCCATCATACCCTACCTCCTCCCGCCACGGCGCCAAAGACTGGGATAAGCTTGCTTCAAGCCTAACCcagaagtcgaagaagaaggacaaacCCAAGAAGAATAAAGACGCGACTACTAAGGCAGAAGGCaaaggggatgatgatgatgatgatgaagcatCCGACGCCGAATCCATCAACTCGGACTTCGGAGGCGGCGATGCCGTCGATGGGTTCTTTAAGAAACTCTACGCTAATGCGGACCCGGATACTCGTCGCGCTATGGTGAAGAGTTATGTGGAGAGTCAGGGGACTTCGTTGAGTACGAATTGGGATGAGGTTGGTCAGGGGCCGGTTAAGGTTAGGCCGCCTAGTGagtga